In Synergistaceae bacterium, the sequence CTTTCAAGAAAACCTGTTATTTTCTCTGCCCCAAGGGGCGTGCTGCAAAGGTATAGTACTAAAGAGAAAAGCAGCAGAATTCCACACGAATTATAATCGCGTTTATTTTTGAAAACAGATATGGCAATTAAAATAAGTACGATAGAAAACAAGCCGGGCGGCACTATTAGACTGCCAACTAACTTGTAAACCATAAAATTCATTTATTAAAAACTCCCTTCATTTGGTTCTCAGCGAATTGTTAAGAGAAATTTTAAGCCACTGACCTGCAATGACAATGTTGTATGCACAATTTTTCTATAAATATTTTAAAGACGGCCCCAAATGAGGCCGTCAGAGTAATTAAGTGTTTTAAAAACTAAGTGGTTTTTAATTTCCCAGTTTTAGCCAGGCGGAAGTTCCTCCGGGTGGCAACTCCCAGTGAAGCGTTCTTCCGGCTCCGGCTCCAATCATACAGACATAATATGCTCCGTCCTTATAAGTCACGTCGCCTCTTTGGAATATATGAGTTGTAGTGTCTAAATCATCGAGGTCAGTGTTCCTGCTCGGGTTTATTTCAACAATTCCCGTGCTTGCGGAATTTATGAGCCAACTCGGCATTTCCGAAGGAATCAAGTTTGGCGAAGTCAAATATACGTCCTCTAGATCTACAACTGCCACGTAGTAAAGTCCGGTATCTTCATTATAGAAGATTGTGCCCTTAGGAGCGTTGAGATGGTACTGATTCGGGCCTCCGCCAGGCATGGGAGCTACTGATGCATCCCAATCTCCATCAACTACGACAGGGTCTGTACCCGGATGTTGGTCCGTGCCAGGGACGATATTGCCTCCAGGCGGATCCGGATTATCCTCTTCACTGTGTAC encodes:
- a CDS encoding type II secretion system protein, whose protein sequence is MFKNTKQAAYTLVEMLTALIVVAILVAILSFGYKRMIDRSEMLSCLANRESILTAYSFYKAGVSNPMSLALFLQNKDGVASTWLDKPLKCPSNGIYTEVDNKVFCSVHSEEDNPDPPGGNIVPGTDQHPGTDPVVVDGDWDASVAPMPGGGPNQYHLNAPKGTIFYNEDTGLYYVAVVDLEDVYLTSPNLIPSEMPSWLINSASTGIVEINPSRNTDLDDLDTTTHIFQRGDVTYKDGAYYVCMIGAGAGRTLHWELPPGGTSAWLKLGN